AAACCCTGGATCAGGTGTTTTTGAACGTCTGCGTTGGCTGGTATTCCGCAAGGCACTCCTCAATGGTGAGTCTGCATGCTGCCAAAACtacagaaaatacaacattagGATATTCGGAGACAAATTCAACCTGTTTATTTTCCCCTACAGAGCAATTAACAGCCGTAGCAACGACAAATGTTATCCCTCTGGGCTCGTTCATACCCATATGGGCCGCAGTGGACCACTTATTCCATCAGCCGTTGCTGCTGTTGATGGAGGAATGTGTGGCAGCCACCACAGCAGAGCTGCAGCCTAGCAGCATGGTTTACCCCATCATTAACAATAAGTGGTAGGATTCAGATACTGGTAAGTCATTACAGTTGTCTGACAGATTAGAAAATAttcttctttgctttctttttcatgCCTGTATACTAATAGCTAATTGCCTCCTGTTAGAATCACCTGTAAAACGGAATAATTTGCATATCTCTTGTTTAGTCATTAAACAAACAGGAGCTACGTGCTGTAACTATCACTGCAACTATGGTCACTGCACCCGGCTGCTCAGAGTGGTGTATCAACTTCTGGGAGAaccaagctagctgtttccagctTTTATGCTAGGCTAATTTCCTCCTGGCTCTAGCTCCATACTTAACACTCAGATGTGACAATGGTATCGAGCATGGATATAAATTTGGGTATGGATAGTAGCACCACTGCCGTTTTAATTCAATTGTGTCAGCGGTCAGATCTATGCAGAGTTTCAAAGTTTGTTTTCTGCAAAAAATGGGTTACATTGAGCTCAACTCactcttggcaagaaaacattttcaacacatccAAAAAGGTATTCTAACCTAAATCCACTACTGATCTTGTCTTTTATAATTGACTAAAATTGTATCAACACGAAGCTGATGATGGCTAACCtcctttgctcttttttcagtTGGGAACTGCTAGATGATCCATCTCAGAGCGGCCTCTGTAGCTACTGCGATTCAACCTGCACGTAACGCTCCAAAAGAGGAGTTGATCGGGGTATCAATTTTATGCCAACTTGGTTGATTTTGAATGGTGCTTTCTCTTAAAATCACTGCCatcctttttgttttccttcagcATCCCAACACCTAAGTCACAATGCTGTGTTGGGACCCCTCACCTTAGTGTATCCGTTTTCATCCATGGCCCTCAACGAATCATTGGGGTTTGCCTTGGATGAGTCTTTGGTATAATAAACCATCAATTATTTCTTCGGAAATATGTTTTGGTGAACACTGGACGTAAGAGCTAAAGTTCCTGATCTTTTAACAGGATAAGATCACTCTAAGCTGATGGGAGAATGGAGGATTCCTGCACAGCAGAGGTGGCAGTAGCAGATGGCATCAGCATCCTAACTTACAAGACAGCTGTACATGACCTGGACTTAATGTGTTTGCAAAGTCATCGTAATGCAGTAGTAATGACTCAGTGTGAGCCATCTTAAACATTCTGATGTAGAAAATACACCTGGTGTAAACTCCTGTTcagctttttgtcattttaatttattttttttgacacTTCAATCAGTTTTTGTACTCACTTGTCATGCATAGTAATGTAATGCAAGGTGCTTTACATAATAAACATTGCAGGGTTGGTGATACAGGTATTGGTTCTAGTGTAGTGAGAGATTCGACAATAGAGTCCCTCTTTATCATGAACTGAATTTCTCACTTCCATATTCAGTTAGGGAGTGTACTGTATCCAGTCACTGCTGCTATGAACCATGATTCTAGTCCTTGTATAGGCCCAAGAGAGCTCCCAAGGGATTGCCCCATTGTCTATGTTCCCTTTCAACCTGctgatattttacttttgtatttgttCAGCTTGTGAAATTTCAGATTTATGTTGACATCAAAAGTGGCAAAGTGACCTGGTACTCTGCTCTTTTAGATTTTAATGATCGTGTGGTGTGGTTTACTTTTGGTAGGCTTGTAAGGCCTACAAAACTTGATCAGTCTAACTCACTAACACATTCTTTTATCCAAGTCATGCAGTCTTAAAGTTTAACCtgatactgtattatattatatggtAAAGTTGTCATTGTCTTAATTTACTACTAGCGTCTTGTTTTGTGGATTTGTTTTTTGCTGGCAGTTTCAAGGCAACTGGCACATGATTAACTTTGAAATTGGGGTTTTACAATACTTGACATTGACAAAAATAAGAATCTAAATGTAAGTTACTAATTCAATAACACACTCTGTCCGGTGCTAATGTTTCCAGATCAATCTTTGTGACTCAGATGCTTTAGAGCAACAGTTCTCGTGGTGGGATCTGGGATTCCAGGGGGTGCCCAGCATAAaggggaataatttattttcactataatccCATTACTAACACAGCGACAGAATGTGTGATTAATTTTGGCATGGATTTcacacactttctgtaataaaagaTTCAGAAGCAGAAATCTTATCAGAAGGGAGATCCTGGGACAAAAACGTATCGAATGCAGGTCTGTGGTCAATTAGTGTCAGTTTATGGGTCCttgaaatgaacattttgagaaccactgctttagAGGATCCAGCCCCTGCATTGACACAACCATTTTTTCAACTGAATACCAAATGGCTGTCTTTCACTTTTTCATGATTAATTATACTGAGATACacagaaatataatttatatgaaatcaacattgaaaatgACTGTGTCAATGTGATTTCTCATATTAACCCCTGATTCTAACTTATATATAAAGAATTAGACTTGGGCCACTTTTGCATGCATTTGAATGGCGCTTTGAGGTTTTCAACTTTCTTTctataattataaaatgtatcaaatttgTGACGGCAAAGATCAAGCTACGTCATATCAAAATGAGATTGATCTAATATGTGGGATGTGGTAATTGTTGCTCTGCAAAATCATTGTAATACATTTGATGGCCTGTGCACCTGAGATTGCTGACACACTCCAggtgaaagaggttttcttaATTGACACTCACCCAATGTCAGAAGGAATAAAACCAGCAGCAGTGCCAGTACTGAGTGTTCAGTCATGATGGCTTCTTTTTGGCAAGGTGCACTGCTTTTGAGCCTTGCAGCTGCCATTTCAGTGCATGCAGGTATAATATTGCATTACCAGAAAATTGAATTTTAACAATCCTTAACTCAACCTGTTTATTAGTACAAATGTGACTTCTTGTTGTGTCCCTTACAGACATGGAACTGGACTGCAGGCCTGATCATGTGTCCCTGGTGTGGACAGAAAGCAGATCCCAGGCTGACACCTCACTTGTCCGCCTGGGTAACTGTTTGCCCACCAGTGTCACAGCCAGGGAGGCAGTTTTCAATGTGGATTTCAATGAATGTAACTTCAGGAGACTGGTGAGTACACTACCTCTAACTGGACACTCTAAGCTTTATTCTCTACAGTTTAGTAACAGTTGTTAATCTTGTAGGTCTCTGGGGATCAGCTGGTGTACACCAATGATCTGACCTATGAGTCATCTCCCGATTCCCACGTACAATCCTTCACCCACCCAGTTGTCTGTGCCTTTGAGAGGTGGGTGTTCATACTGCTTTGATATCTAGTCATATAAGGTAAATATGGTCTTGTTCTACAGATGTATATTAAACCTAACCAACTGCTGAAATCTTTTTTTACTGTGCAGACCAAAAGACTGGTACCCACTCATCTATGACCCAGTGTTTAATACATATGGTCAAGGAGATCTAGTGTTCCACATGGGCCTTATGAATGGTGGGTGCTCAGATAAAACATCACTGATGACTACAAAATTGCTATGACTAATAACCTAATCTTTCTACTTGCTTCTATAGATGACTTCTCAGGCCCGGCTACATCTACCGTTTTTTCTCTGGGCTCCTTTATTCCTATCATGGCTAGTGTTGAGCAGAATCGCCACCAGCCATTGTTGCTGCTTCTTGAGGAATGTGTAGCTGCAACCACACCAGAGCTGCAGCCTGAAAGCAATTTATACCCAATAATCACCAATAAGGGGTACTTTTGAGAATATAATCACTATTTAATGAAACAGTTTGTCCAGACATTAACAGTAACACTTACTGCTTTTGAAACATACAGATGTCTTGTGGACAGTAAGACCTCACGCTCAAAATTTGAAGACAGGCAAAAATCATCAGAAATCCATTTATCCCTTCAAGCCTTCAGGTTTGCA
This genomic interval from Scomber scombrus chromosome 11, fScoSco1.1, whole genome shotgun sequence contains the following:
- the LOC133990681 gene encoding zona pellucida sperm-binding protein 3-like, producing the protein MMASFWQGALLLSLAAAISVHADMELDCRPDHVSLVWTESRSQADTSLVRLGNCLPTSVTAREAVFNVDFNECNFRRLVSGDQLVYTNDLTYESSPDSHVQSFTHPVVCAFERPKDWYPLIYDPVFNTYGQGDLVFHMGLMNDDFSGPATSTVFSLGSFIPIMASVEQNRHQPLLLLLEECVAATTPELQPESNLYPIITNKGCLVDSKTSRSKFEDRQKSSEIHLSLQAFRFALGEEVFIHCKLVAWDPSGLDNTKKACHYDKEHGWELLDNPAYSNLCDCCESSCKSRKMRSTASGKHGEAQTAVLGPITITD